One genomic window of Hemitrygon akajei chromosome 1, sHemAka1.3, whole genome shotgun sequence includes the following:
- the tbx20 gene encoding T-box transcription factor TBX20 isoform X2 — translation MEYNNTKPQLSSRANAFSIAALMSTGNSKDKGLQENTIKPLEQFVEKSSCSQPLGDLGGLELGDYSSGASPACTEPLIPTTPSVPSAEMAKITCNLETKDLWDKFHELGTEMIITKSGRRMFPTIRVSLSGVDSEAKYIVLMDIVAVDNKRYRYAYHRSSWLVAGKADPPLPARLYVHPDCPFTGEQLSKQMVSFEKVKLTNNELDQHGHIILNSMHKYQPRVHIIRKKDHTASLVNLKSEEFRTFIFPETVFTAVTAYQNQLITKLKIDSNPFAKGFRDSSRLTDMERESVENLIQKHTYARSPIRTYGGDDEALSEESQTTQNRGSAFTASDNLSLSTWVASSCSFPGFQHPQSLAIATTTASLAAPVPHPIQGSLPQYSRLGMPLTPSAIASSMQGSGPTFPTFHMPRYHHYFQQGPYAAIQGLRHSSAVMTHFV, via the exons ATGGAATACAACAATACCAAACCACAGCTCTCATCCCGGGCTAACGCCTTCTCCATCGCGGCGCTCATGTCAACTGGAAACTCCAAGGACAAGGGACTTCAGGAGAACACCATTAAACCCCTGG AACAGTTCGTGGAGAAGTCTTCCTGTTCTCAGCCCCTGGGTGATCTGGGCGGCCTGGAGCTTGGAGATTACAGCAGCGGTGCCTCTCCGGCGTGTACGGAACCCCTGATACCCACCACCCCCAGCGTGCCCAGCGCCGAAATGGCCAAGATCACCTGTAACCTGGAAACCAAAGATCTGTGGGACAAGTTCCATGAGCTGGGCACCGAGATGATCATCACAAAATCCGGCAG GAGGATGTTCCCAACTATTCGGGTCTCGCTGTCTGGAGTGGATTCCGAGGCCAAGTATATCGTGTTGATGGACATCGTGGCGGTGGACAACAAGCGTTATCGCTACGCCTATCATCGATCCTCTTGGCTGGTGGCGGGCAAAGCCGACCCGCCGCTCCCAGCAAG GCTCTATGTACACCCTGACTGTCCGTTCACGGGGGAGCAGCTATCGAAACAGATGGTCTCCTTCGAGAAGGTGAAACTCACCAACAACGAGTTGGATCAACACGGCCAC ATAATTCTGAACTCCATGCACAAGTACCAGCCCCGGGTTCACATTATCAGGAAGAAAGACCACACTGCTTCTCTGGTCAACCTCAAATCTGAGGAGTTCCGCACCTTCATCTTCCCGGAGACTGTTTTCACTGCAGTGACCGCCTACCAGAATCAACTG ATCACCAAACTAAAAATCGATAGTAATCCTTTCGCCAAAGGATTCCGAGACTCGTCCCGACTCACCGATATGGAGAG GGAAAGTGTGGAGAATCTCATCCAGAAGCACACTTACGCACGGTCACCGATCCGGACCTACGGGGGAGATGACGAAGCCCTCAGCGAAGAAAGCCAAACAACACAGAACAGAG GTTCCGCCTTCACAGCCTCAGATAACTTGTCCCTCAGCACCTGGGTTGCCTCTTCCTGCAGTTTCCCGGGGTTTCAGCATCCACAGTCGCTGGCAATCGCCACCACCACTGCTTCGCTCGCTGCCCCCGTCCCTCACCCAATCCAGGGTTCTCTGCCACAGTACAGCCGCCTTGGGATGCCCCTGACACCGTCGGCCATCGCCAGCTCCATGCAAGGCAGCGGACCCACCTTCCCCACCTTCCACATGCCCCGCTACCACCACTACTTTCAGCAAGGTCCCTACGCCGCTATCCAAGGCCTGCGGCACTCGTCGGCTGTGATGACACACTTTGTGTGA
- the tbx20 gene encoding T-box transcription factor TBX20 isoform X1 has protein sequence MEYNNTKPQLSSRANAFSIAALMSTGNSKDKGLQENTIKPLEQFVEKSSCSQPLGDLGGLELGDYSSGASPACTEPLIPTTPSVPSAEMAKITCNLETKDLWDKFHELGTEMIITKSGRRMFPTIRVSLSGVDSEAKYIVLMDIVAVDNKRYRYAYHRSSWLVAGKADPPLPARLYVHPDCPFTGEQLSKQMVSFEKVKLTNNELDQHGHIILNSMHKYQPRVHIIRKKDHTASLVNLKSEEFRTFIFPETVFTAVTAYQNQLITKLKIDSNPFAKGFRDSSRLTDMERYCLPQESVENLIQKHTYARSPIRTYGGDDEALSEESQTTQNRGSAFTASDNLSLSTWVASSCSFPGFQHPQSLAIATTTASLAAPVPHPIQGSLPQYSRLGMPLTPSAIASSMQGSGPTFPTFHMPRYHHYFQQGPYAAIQGLRHSSAVMTHFV, from the exons ATGGAATACAACAATACCAAACCACAGCTCTCATCCCGGGCTAACGCCTTCTCCATCGCGGCGCTCATGTCAACTGGAAACTCCAAGGACAAGGGACTTCAGGAGAACACCATTAAACCCCTGG AACAGTTCGTGGAGAAGTCTTCCTGTTCTCAGCCCCTGGGTGATCTGGGCGGCCTGGAGCTTGGAGATTACAGCAGCGGTGCCTCTCCGGCGTGTACGGAACCCCTGATACCCACCACCCCCAGCGTGCCCAGCGCCGAAATGGCCAAGATCACCTGTAACCTGGAAACCAAAGATCTGTGGGACAAGTTCCATGAGCTGGGCACCGAGATGATCATCACAAAATCCGGCAG GAGGATGTTCCCAACTATTCGGGTCTCGCTGTCTGGAGTGGATTCCGAGGCCAAGTATATCGTGTTGATGGACATCGTGGCGGTGGACAACAAGCGTTATCGCTACGCCTATCATCGATCCTCTTGGCTGGTGGCGGGCAAAGCCGACCCGCCGCTCCCAGCAAG GCTCTATGTACACCCTGACTGTCCGTTCACGGGGGAGCAGCTATCGAAACAGATGGTCTCCTTCGAGAAGGTGAAACTCACCAACAACGAGTTGGATCAACACGGCCAC ATAATTCTGAACTCCATGCACAAGTACCAGCCCCGGGTTCACATTATCAGGAAGAAAGACCACACTGCTTCTCTGGTCAACCTCAAATCTGAGGAGTTCCGCACCTTCATCTTCCCGGAGACTGTTTTCACTGCAGTGACCGCCTACCAGAATCAACTG ATCACCAAACTAAAAATCGATAGTAATCCTTTCGCCAAAGGATTCCGAGACTCGTCCCGACTCACCGATATGGAGAGGTACTGTCTCCCGCA GGAAAGTGTGGAGAATCTCATCCAGAAGCACACTTACGCACGGTCACCGATCCGGACCTACGGGGGAGATGACGAAGCCCTCAGCGAAGAAAGCCAAACAACACAGAACAGAG GTTCCGCCTTCACAGCCTCAGATAACTTGTCCCTCAGCACCTGGGTTGCCTCTTCCTGCAGTTTCCCGGGGTTTCAGCATCCACAGTCGCTGGCAATCGCCACCACCACTGCTTCGCTCGCTGCCCCCGTCCCTCACCCAATCCAGGGTTCTCTGCCACAGTACAGCCGCCTTGGGATGCCCCTGACACCGTCGGCCATCGCCAGCTCCATGCAAGGCAGCGGACCCACCTTCCCCACCTTCCACATGCCCCGCTACCACCACTACTTTCAGCAAGGTCCCTACGCCGCTATCCAAGGCCTGCGGCACTCGTCGGCTGTGATGACACACTTTGTGTGA